One genomic segment of Synechocystis sp. LKSZ1 includes these proteins:
- a CDS encoding ferritin-like domain-containing protein: MRLGSEDHKLLFCRSFLDSYLDYEPENLPWPDLKGQDLEKLRSIPFWREALVTEQRAGAMVTAFAQSQVDPWLRQAITLQGQEEQRHARLVAFLIEHYGIEIPPVPESPVPAPVETAFIDFGFEECLDSFFAFGMFGIARQAQYLPEAMFQIFDPILDEEARHIVFFINWLTYCQCHQGQPDWLRGLNSLWHYGRALNNLAKTFGGAATAGESTSFTVTEARHFMDDLTSELFFEICLQENHQRMARFDSQLLQPRLLPRLSQMALSVLRLFKKRPPLTIAQKS, from the coding sequence ATGCGCCTCGGTAGTGAAGACCACAAGCTGTTATTTTGTCGTAGCTTCCTCGACAGTTACCTAGACTACGAACCCGAAAACCTGCCTTGGCCCGACCTTAAGGGCCAGGATCTCGAAAAGCTCCGCAGTATTCCCTTCTGGCGAGAGGCTTTGGTAACAGAACAGAGAGCCGGGGCCATGGTGACAGCCTTTGCCCAAAGCCAAGTTGATCCTTGGCTACGCCAGGCTATTACCCTTCAGGGCCAAGAAGAACAACGCCACGCCCGTCTGGTGGCCTTTCTGATTGAGCATTACGGCATTGAAATTCCGCCTGTCCCTGAGTCTCCCGTCCCGGCCCCGGTAGAAACGGCTTTTATCGATTTTGGTTTTGAGGAATGCCTCGATTCCTTTTTTGCCTTCGGTATGTTTGGCATTGCTCGCCAGGCCCAGTATTTGCCGGAGGCTATGTTTCAGATTTTTGACCCAATCCTCGATGAAGAAGCCCGGCATATCGTCTTCTTTATCAACTGGTTAACCTATTGTCAGTGTCACCAGGGCCAGCCCGATTGGTTGCGGGGACTGAATAGTCTATGGCACTATGGCAGAGCTTTGAATAACTTAGCCAAAACCTTCGGCGGTGCCGCTACGGCGGGGGAAAGCACTTCCTTTACCGTTACCGAGGCCCGTCACTTCATGGATGACCTGACCTCCGAATTATTTTTTGAGATTTGTTTGCAGGAAAACCACCAGCGCATGGCCCGCTTTGATTCCCAGTTGTTACAACCTCGTTTGTTACCCCGCCTTTCCCAGATGGCTCTCTCTGTTTTGCGTCTGTTTAAGAAACGTCCGCCCCTGACCATTGCCCAAAAGTCCTAA
- the hpnI gene encoding bacteriohopanetetrol glucosamine biosynthesis glycosyltransferase HpnI, which translates to MLNPVDALSLLCLLPILGGGAYSLLTPFTTQRFLARPLSASDFQPPVTVLKPVRGLEKDLKVNLRSMALQDYPDYQIIYAVQDPQDPALPLLQELQAEFGPEKVTVVVENIQAGANGKVNNLLGALTQARHEVLVISDSDTVVRPDYLKTIVAPLADLQVGCVCTPFKLIQAERWFEKLELLAINTDFMPSVLFAEVTGASKACLGPSLALRCSTLEALGGLASLADYLVEDFELGRRVWTNDQQLVLLPYFIEAVVDLANSRDWWRHQVYWDQNTYLARPWGFAATIIIKAVPFALLLVALRQGDALSWTILAVTLALRILSALSVAWQLKDWESIQALPWLPLREALAIIFWALAFCQRTVTWRGVQFKLTTHGKMVPLNLDS; encoded by the coding sequence TTGCTAAATCCCGTTGATGCCCTCTCCCTACTCTGTCTTCTGCCCATCCTGGGAGGAGGGGCCTATTCGTTGCTCACGCCCTTCACCACTCAACGGTTTTTGGCCCGCCCTTTGTCGGCATCAGATTTTCAGCCGCCGGTGACGGTACTGAAGCCCGTCCGGGGCCTAGAAAAGGATCTGAAGGTTAATCTCCGTTCCATGGCCCTGCAGGACTACCCCGACTATCAAATTATTTACGCTGTCCAAGACCCCCAGGATCCGGCCCTGCCGTTGTTACAGGAACTCCAGGCTGAATTTGGCCCAGAGAAAGTCACCGTCGTTGTTGAAAACATTCAGGCCGGGGCCAATGGCAAAGTGAATAATCTACTGGGGGCCCTGACCCAGGCCCGCCATGAGGTCTTGGTCATCAGTGATAGCGATACTGTTGTGCGTCCCGATTATCTCAAAACCATCGTGGCTCCCTTGGCCGACCTCCAGGTCGGTTGCGTTTGCACGCCCTTCAAATTAATTCAGGCCGAACGCTGGTTTGAAAAACTGGAACTCCTGGCTATTAATACCGACTTTATGCCCAGTGTTCTTTTTGCGGAAGTGACAGGGGCCTCTAAGGCCTGTTTGGGCCCGTCCCTGGCCCTGCGTTGTTCTACCCTGGAGGCACTAGGTGGCCTGGCTAGCTTAGCAGATTATCTAGTAGAGGATTTTGAACTGGGCCGCCGAGTTTGGACGAATGATCAACAGCTTGTGCTCCTACCCTATTTCATTGAAGCGGTGGTGGACTTGGCTAATAGCCGCGATTGGTGGCGCCATCAAGTCTACTGGGATCAAAATACCTATCTGGCCCGGCCCTGGGGCTTTGCCGCCACGATTATCATTAAAGCGGTTCCCTTTGCTCTGCTACTGGTAGCCCTGCGCCAAGGGGATGCTCTCAGTTGGACGATTTTGGCCGTGACCCTAGCCCTGCGAATCTTAAGCGCTCTAAGTGTGGCCTGGCAACTAAAGGACTGGGAAAGTATCCAGGCCCTGCCCTGGTTACCCCTGCGCGAGGCCCTGGCTATCATTTTTTGGGCCTTGGCCTTTTGTCAACGGACAGTGACTTGGCGAGGCGTTCAATTTAAATTGACGACCCACGGCAAAATGGTTCCCCTGAACCTAGACTCGTAA
- a CDS encoding creatininase family protein → MFHGFIPPERYFAYLTWPRVQNLPDKANTVIIQPIGAIEQHGPHLPLIVDAAISGGVLGQALAQLAPDIPAYALPLLYYGKSNEHHGFPGTITLSASTLLAILGDIADSLYQSGFRKWILMNSHGGQPQVLEIAARDLHQKYPDFQIFPFFTWQVPHCAAQRLSPLELAQGIHAGDAETSLMMALLPHQVDSEQLVKEYPQGLPEGLLSLEGQLPFAWLTREISRSGVIGDATTATVEKGEQLLSSLAAGWVQAITEVYHFRPLGIKAID, encoded by the coding sequence ATGTTTCACGGTTTTATTCCCCCAGAGCGTTACTTTGCCTACCTAACCTGGCCAAGGGTTCAAAATTTGCCCGATAAGGCCAATACGGTGATCATTCAACCCATTGGAGCCATTGAACAGCACGGCCCCCACCTTCCTTTAATCGTTGATGCGGCCATTAGTGGTGGTGTCCTTGGTCAGGCCCTGGCCCAGTTAGCCCCCGATATTCCGGCCTACGCGCTTCCCCTGTTGTACTATGGTAAATCTAACGAACACCACGGCTTTCCTGGCACCATCACCCTCTCGGCGTCAACACTCCTGGCTATCCTGGGAGATATTGCCGACAGTCTCTACCAATCGGGTTTTCGCAAGTGGATTTTAATGAACTCCCACGGTGGCCAGCCCCAGGTGTTGGAGATTGCAGCGCGGGATCTGCACCAAAAATATCCGGATTTTCAAATTTTCCCCTTCTTTACTTGGCAAGTCCCCCACTGTGCGGCCCAACGGCTTTCCCCCCTGGAGCTAGCGCAAGGCATCCATGCGGGAGATGCAGAAACCAGTCTGATGATGGCCCTCCTGCCCCACCAGGTTGATTCTGAGCAGTTAGTTAAAGAATATCCCCAGGGCCTGCCCGAGGGCCTGTTAAGTCTAGAGGGCCAACTGCCCTTTGCCTGGTTAACCCGCGAAATTAGCCGGAGTGGTGTGATCGGCGATGCAACCACGGCCACTGTTGAAAAAGGGGAGCAACTCCTGTCCTCCTTAGCGGCAGGCTGGGTACAGGCCATTACCGAGGTTTATCATTTTCGTCCCCTAGGGATTAAGGCGATAGACTAG
- the recN gene encoding DNA repair protein RecN, with amino-acid sequence MLSSLHIENFALIDRLDITFQAGLNVLTGETGAGKSIILDAIDLVLGGKATGQVIRQGCQRAFLEASFDVSESLYHWLQERAIEPLEDQDLVCSRELSWVGDSLRSRSRVNGAIVNRQLLGELRAKLVEITAQGQTVQLMDSTVQRQLLDLYGGSPLFQQRQQVEAAYRAFAQAEQALAERRQSEQNRLQRLDLLAYQRQELQGAALVDSDEAEHLAQEQERLSHVVELQQLSYQAYQLLYQNDRGETAVADLLAQAESILQEMGRYDPQLDAILTMVQEALTQVVEAGQQLNTYGDRLEADPQRLGEVEERVQLLKRLCRKYGPSLVEVISYRDQIEQEWLDLTSDPQSLEALEQAYDQAQQALGRACQQLTALRRKTAQQLETQLVKELKPLAMEKVMFACHFSAITPTAHGADLVVFYFSPNPGEKMQPLAATASGGEMSRFLLALKACFSATVPQQTLVFDEIDVGVSGKVAQAIADKLHQLSQSQQVLCVTHQPLVAALADVHFRVDKTLLEAAPSESAIDLASELRTVVRITALDSPQGRQEELAQLAGGHSAQEALSFAASLLKKATARRKMSSLSP; translated from the coding sequence ATGTTGTCTTCCCTTCATATTGAAAATTTTGCCCTCATCGACCGTCTAGATATTACCTTTCAGGCGGGGCTCAATGTTCTGACCGGCGAAACTGGGGCGGGTAAGTCCATCATCCTAGATGCGATTGATCTGGTGTTGGGCGGTAAGGCAACGGGCCAAGTCATTCGTCAAGGTTGTCAACGGGCCTTCCTGGAAGCGAGCTTTGATGTTTCTGAGTCTCTGTACCATTGGCTCCAAGAACGGGCCATTGAACCCCTAGAAGACCAAGACTTAGTCTGTAGTCGGGAATTAAGCTGGGTTGGGGATAGTCTCCGCTCCCGTTCCCGCGTCAATGGGGCCATTGTCAATCGTCAATTGCTCGGAGAATTGCGGGCCAAACTGGTGGAAATAACGGCCCAGGGCCAAACCGTCCAACTGATGGATAGTACGGTGCAACGTCAGCTTTTGGATTTGTACGGCGGATCCCCGCTATTTCAACAACGTCAGCAGGTTGAGGCAGCCTACCGGGCCTTTGCCCAAGCGGAGCAGGCCCTGGCGGAACGTCGTCAATCGGAGCAAAATCGTCTGCAACGGCTGGATCTGTTAGCCTACCAACGTCAGGAACTCCAGGGGGCGGCCTTGGTAGACTCCGATGAAGCTGAACACCTGGCCCAGGAACAGGAACGCTTATCCCATGTGGTCGAACTCCAGCAATTAAGTTACCAGGCCTATCAACTCTTGTACCAAAATGACCGGGGCGAAACGGCGGTAGCGGATCTTTTGGCCCAGGCCGAATCGATTTTGCAGGAAATGGGCCGCTACGATCCCCAGCTAGACGCCATCCTGACTATGGTGCAGGAGGCCTTGACCCAGGTGGTAGAAGCAGGACAACAGCTCAATACCTACGGTGACCGCTTGGAGGCTGACCCCCAGCGCTTAGGGGAGGTAGAAGAACGGGTTCAACTGCTCAAACGCCTCTGTCGTAAATACGGGCCCAGCTTAGTCGAGGTGATCAGCTACCGAGACCAGATCGAGCAGGAGTGGCTAGACCTGACCAGTGACCCCCAGTCCCTAGAGGCCCTAGAGCAGGCCTACGACCAAGCCCAGCAGGCCCTTGGCCGGGCCTGTCAGCAGTTAACGGCCCTGCGGCGAAAAACGGCCCAACAATTGGAAACCCAGTTGGTAAAGGAACTCAAACCCCTGGCCATGGAAAAAGTGATGTTTGCTTGTCACTTCAGTGCCATTACCCCCACCGCTCACGGGGCCGACCTGGTCGTTTTTTACTTTAGTCCCAATCCTGGCGAAAAGATGCAACCCTTGGCCGCCACGGCATCGGGGGGAGAAATGAGTCGTTTTTTACTGGCCCTGAAGGCCTGTTTTAGCGCCACGGTCCCCCAGCAAACTCTGGTTTTTGATGAAATTGATGTCGGGGTTTCCGGGAAGGTGGCCCAGGCCATTGCCGATAAACTCCACCAGTTGAGCCAGAGCCAACAGGTACTGTGTGTGACTCACCAGCCCTTAGTCGCCGCCTTAGCCGATGTCCACTTCCGGGTGGATAAAACCCTATTGGAAGCGGCCCCATCAGAGAGTGCTATTGACCTGGCCTCGGAACTACGTACCGTCGTTCGGATTACGGCCCTTGATAGTCCCCAGGGCCGCCAGGAAGAATTAGCCCAACTCGCCGGGGGCCATTCCGCCCAGGAGGCCCTCAGCTTTGCGGCCTCGTTACTCAAAAAAGCTACGGCCCGTCGCAAGATGTCTAGTCTATCGCCTTAA